Proteins from a single region of Leptospira brenneri:
- a CDS encoding type 1 glutamine amidotransferase domain-containing protein, whose product MKKVLFVLTSHGEKGNAGSTGYHLGEVSHPWKVLHDAGVEIDLVSPRGGEPPVDGFDLEDPANKEFWNHPVYQEKRIHTKSPKEITPSDYSAIYFAGGHGTMWDFPDNKELQELTKTIYESGGVVGAVCHGPSALVNVTLSNGSKLIAGKRVNGFSNEEEEIVKLEGVVPFLLENKLIASGGKYSKSAPWNSHVEVDERLVTGQNPQSAKAVGEAILSLLKK is encoded by the coding sequence ATGAAAAAAGTATTATTTGTTTTAACAAGCCATGGGGAAAAGGGAAATGCAGGTTCCACAGGCTATCATTTGGGAGAGGTGTCTCATCCATGGAAGGTGCTTCACGATGCAGGTGTTGAAATCGACTTAGTCAGTCCAAGAGGCGGAGAACCGCCTGTAGACGGGTTTGATTTAGAAGATCCTGCAAACAAAGAATTTTGGAACCACCCGGTCTATCAAGAAAAACGAATCCATACAAAATCCCCCAAAGAAATAACACCAAGTGATTACTCTGCCATTTATTTTGCCGGTGGGCATGGAACCATGTGGGACTTTCCAGACAACAAAGAACTGCAAGAACTAACCAAAACCATCTATGAATCGGGTGGTGTAGTGGGCGCGGTTTGTCACGGCCCTTCGGCTCTTGTCAACGTTACCCTTTCCAATGGTTCCAAACTCATTGCAGGGAAACGAGTGAATGGATTCTCAAATGAGGAAGAAGAAATTGTTAAACTGGAGGGAGTGGTTCCGTTTCTTTTAGAAAATAAACTCATCGCTTCGGGTGGAAAGTATTCTAAGTCAGCACCTTGGAACTCTCATGTAGAAGTGGATGAACGTCTTGTAACAGGACAAAACCCACAGTCAGCAAAAGCGGTTGGAGAGGCCATTTTAAGTTTACTAAAGAAATAA
- a CDS encoding alkaline phosphatase family protein, whose protein sequence is MQTFGQFKKTFPYLGLVLFLLFCFSLNAKSKKTSVKEKNSLQVHQTIVLSIDGFPAYYWSDPKYHSYFPHLTELFQKYGVSEIETINPSVTYPAHTSMVTGLDPAEHGIYNNTLSDPFEKNDGGWMWYVEDILVPTIWDLAKENQKTTANVFWPVTVGANIDWNLPQYWRKKIPEDDKLLRVLSTKDLHKEAELAVGAPLNDVSKDEVKLKTATWLFHKKKPDLMFVYTTDLDTNHHGFGPGSERALTRLLQLDKAIALFFQSVGAFTKKSPTVVIVSDHGFHSAESVCAPNVVLKQKGYIDDETGTYKLTFKSSGGTAILLPTADTKVSESELESIVSEILTLCPGAEWVSTTSKIHPSALGVLRTSKKLFFSGTRKGEVFSKSQTSIHGHGYWNTNPEMKTIGFVYDPRGKKHSFESVKDVFGIVKESLGLRENKTKEKGPRISTKP, encoded by the coding sequence GAACGCCAAATCTAAAAAAACTTCTGTAAAAGAAAAGAATTCTCTCCAAGTTCACCAAACCATTGTTCTCTCGATTGATGGATTTCCTGCCTATTACTGGTCGGATCCAAAATACCATTCCTATTTCCCTCATTTAACAGAACTCTTTCAAAAATACGGAGTCTCTGAAATTGAAACCATCAATCCATCTGTAACATATCCGGCACATACTTCTATGGTGACTGGTTTGGATCCGGCAGAACATGGAATCTACAACAATACTCTCTCCGATCCTTTTGAAAAAAACGATGGGGGATGGATGTGGTATGTAGAAGATATCTTGGTTCCTACCATCTGGGATTTAGCAAAAGAGAATCAGAAAACCACAGCCAATGTATTTTGGCCTGTGACTGTGGGTGCAAACATTGATTGGAATCTTCCCCAGTATTGGAGGAAAAAAATTCCTGAAGATGACAAACTCCTTCGGGTTCTTTCCACAAAAGATCTACACAAAGAAGCGGAACTAGCCGTAGGAGCTCCGTTAAATGATGTTTCCAAAGATGAAGTTAAACTTAAAACAGCGACTTGGCTTTTTCATAAGAAAAAACCGGACCTGATGTTTGTGTATACTACGGATTTAGATACCAACCATCACGGATTTGGTCCAGGATCGGAAAGAGCGCTCACTCGACTTTTACAACTCGACAAAGCCATTGCTTTATTTTTCCAATCGGTCGGTGCTTTTACAAAAAAAAGTCCAACTGTGGTGATTGTTTCTGATCATGGTTTTCATTCGGCAGAATCAGTTTGTGCACCGAATGTCGTTTTAAAACAAAAAGGTTATATTGATGATGAAACGGGAACTTACAAACTTACATTCAAAAGTTCTGGCGGTACTGCGATTCTTTTACCCACGGCCGATACAAAAGTTTCTGAATCAGAATTAGAATCCATTGTTTCTGAAATTCTCACACTCTGTCCCGGTGCCGAGTGGGTTTCAACAACTTCGAAAATCCATCCTTCTGCATTGGGAGTCCTTCGCACTTCAAAGAAATTATTTTTTAGTGGCACAAGAAAGGGTGAGGTATTTTCCAAATCACAAACTTCCATCCATGGCCATGGATATTGGAATACAAACCCTGAAATGAAAACCATTGGTTTTGTCTACGACCCTCGCGGGAAAAAACATTCTTTCGAATCGGTAAAAGATGTATTTGGCATTGTCAAAGAGAGTTTGGGGTTAAGAGAAAATAAGACCAAAGAGAAAGGGCCTCGTATTTCTACAAAGCCCTGA
- the guaA gene encoding glutamine-hydrolyzing GMP synthase has protein sequence MKSDKKIAVVDFGGQYAHLIASRIRRLGAYTEILSNEEPLNVYASYAGIILSGGPSSVYEKGAPLLPEGFFKISVPILGICYGHQLLMKALGGEVVSSNSKEYGPAILEIQNSDSLLSKSLSSKTKVWMSHGDEVVRMPEGFQIVASSDNCRYAFVSNESKKQFGIQFHPEVTHSEEGEVLLRNFVNLCDASASWSISRFLEEQISELQKKVPVGKNVFLLVSGGVDSSVAYLLLAKALGKDRVKGLLVDTGFMRKDEVKDLMDNLHQVGFDLTVWDESEVFYKHLESEFEPEKKRRIVGDLFLEAQSKATESLGLDSEHWLLGQGTIYPDTIESGGTKHSHKIKTHHNRVPQIEKLIQEGKIVEPIADLYKDEVRELGRLLGLPERWIERHPFPGPGLVVRMIASPETKPPKIDFSDLGLGDQNAEVKILPILSVGVQGDQRSYAHCAVLNDFSADWNELDKSAVMITNFKKEINRVVFAPGIKNFSGSFYYTKLTLDKEHSDILRDADAIVNRILYDESIHTSIWQMPVVLVPVGLRENSYGVVLRPVESTEAMTANFYQMDRKILDRITKELLALPQISLVLYDLTHKPPGTIEWE, from the coding sequence ATGAAAAGTGATAAAAAAATTGCAGTCGTCGATTTCGGCGGTCAATACGCTCACCTCATCGCATCCCGAATTCGTAGGCTTGGTGCTTATACGGAAATTCTTTCTAACGAAGAACCTTTGAATGTTTATGCATCCTATGCTGGAATCATTCTATCTGGTGGCCCAAGCAGTGTTTATGAAAAAGGGGCACCACTTTTACCCGAAGGGTTTTTTAAAATTTCGGTTCCTATTTTAGGAATTTGTTATGGCCACCAACTTTTAATGAAGGCTCTCGGTGGTGAGGTTGTTTCTTCCAATTCAAAAGAATATGGTCCTGCCATTTTAGAAATTCAAAATTCGGATTCTTTACTTTCTAAATCCCTTTCCTCTAAAACTAAAGTTTGGATGAGCCATGGTGACGAAGTGGTTCGGATGCCAGAAGGTTTTCAAATTGTCGCTTCGTCAGATAATTGTCGTTATGCGTTTGTTTCTAATGAGTCTAAAAAACAATTTGGCATTCAATTCCACCCGGAAGTCACTCATTCGGAAGAAGGGGAAGTTTTACTTCGTAACTTTGTGAACTTATGTGATGCTAGTGCGAGTTGGAGTATTTCTCGGTTTTTAGAAGAACAAATCTCTGAGTTACAAAAGAAAGTCCCTGTTGGTAAAAATGTTTTTTTACTGGTTTCGGGAGGAGTGGATTCTTCTGTTGCTTACTTACTCCTTGCCAAAGCACTGGGAAAAGACCGGGTGAAGGGCCTACTTGTCGACACGGGGTTTATGCGTAAAGATGAAGTAAAAGATCTTATGGACAACCTTCATCAAGTTGGTTTTGACCTAACGGTTTGGGATGAAAGCGAAGTCTTTTACAAACATCTGGAATCTGAATTTGAACCCGAAAAAAAACGTCGGATTGTGGGAGATTTATTTTTAGAAGCGCAAAGCAAAGCTACGGAATCACTCGGACTGGATTCGGAACATTGGCTTCTTGGCCAAGGAACCATTTATCCTGATACCATTGAATCTGGGGGAACCAAACATTCTCATAAAATCAAAACCCATCACAACCGAGTTCCACAAATTGAAAAACTCATCCAAGAGGGAAAGATCGTCGAACCAATTGCTGATTTGTATAAAGATGAAGTGAGAGAACTGGGAAGACTGCTCGGTCTTCCTGAACGTTGGATTGAAAGGCATCCATTCCCGGGCCCAGGCCTTGTGGTGCGAATGATTGCAAGCCCCGAAACAAAACCCCCTAAGATCGATTTTTCTGATTTAGGCCTCGGCGATCAAAATGCAGAAGTAAAAATTTTACCCATTCTTTCCGTGGGAGTCCAAGGGGACCAAAGAAGTTATGCACACTGCGCTGTTTTGAATGATTTTTCTGCCGATTGGAACGAATTAGATAAATCGGCGGTGATGATCACCAATTTCAAAAAAGAGATTAACAGGGTTGTTTTTGCTCCTGGAATTAAGAACTTTTCCGGTTCTTTTTATTATACCAAACTGACTTTGGATAAAGAACATTCTGATATTCTAAGAGATGCCGATGCGATTGTAAACCGAATCCTCTATGATGAATCGATCCATACATCGATTTGGCAAATGCCAGTGGTGCTTGTGCCTGTCGGACTTCGTGAAAATTCTTATGGAGTGGTGCTCCGGCCAGTGGAATCAACCGAGGCAATGACTGCGAATTTTTACCAGATGGATCGAAAGATTTTAGACCGGATCACCAAAGAATTGTTAGCATTGCCACAAATTTCTTTGGTATTGTATGATCTCACTCACAAACCACCGGGAACCATTGAATGGGAATAA
- a CDS encoding D-sedoheptulose 7-phosphate isomerase: MDHKSLIQTQIEDSIAVKQQLLPSLLPSIESAGKLLVESLKGNGLLYFCGNGGSSCDASHIAAELVVRYKSGNERKAIPALALNSDQAVLTACSNDYGYEYVFQRQVQAFGKPSDVFVGLTTSGNSQNIILAVEEARKIGMKVVLFLGGDGGKLKGKADVEIIVPSKITARIQECHILIGHILCSIIEKELFGLD; this comes from the coding sequence ATGGATCATAAATCCCTCATCCAAACTCAAATCGAAGATTCAATTGCAGTGAAGCAGCAGTTGTTACCAAGTCTTTTGCCTTCGATAGAATCTGCGGGAAAGTTACTCGTGGAATCTTTAAAAGGGAATGGTCTGTTATACTTTTGTGGAAATGGAGGTTCTAGTTGTGATGCTTCTCATATTGCAGCGGAACTTGTTGTTCGTTATAAGTCTGGCAATGAGAGAAAAGCAATTCCAGCTCTAGCACTGAACAGTGACCAAGCAGTTCTTACCGCTTGTTCCAATGACTATGGATATGAGTATGTATTCCAAAGACAAGTCCAAGCCTTTGGAAAACCATCGGATGTTTTTGTTGGTTTAACCACTTCAGGAAATTCGCAAAACATTATCTTGGCGGTTGAGGAAGCGAGAAAAATCGGAATGAAGGTTGTTCTCTTTCTCGGTGGAGATGGTGGGAAATTAAAAGGCAAAGCTGATGTAGAAATCATTGTCCCTTCAAAAATCACTGCAAGAATTCAAGAATGTCATATTCTAATTGGTCATATTCTCTGTAGTATCATTGAAAAGGAACTCTTTGGCCTCGACTAA
- a CDS encoding LIMLP_04285 family protein, which produces MNLKTFLTVSILSILTQNAYADTVTVKATKEVMENVKTSSPTANYVLVESKDGTKQAFKKNAVTVVTLPVVWEAPKEEEKPGLFGSLFASNQTKEETKTEPENAEEPKENPENQSFFKRKLPELAMGGMALLWILLP; this is translated from the coding sequence ATGAACCTAAAGACCTTTCTCACTGTATCGATTTTATCAATCCTAACTCAGAATGCCTATGCAGACACAGTGACTGTAAAAGCAACCAAAGAGGTGATGGAAAATGTGAAAACTTCCTCACCCACTGCCAATTATGTTTTAGTAGAATCAAAAGACGGCACCAAACAAGCGTTTAAAAAGAATGCCGTGACTGTTGTAACTCTACCTGTGGTTTGGGAAGCCCCAAAAGAAGAAGAAAAACCTGGTTTGTTTGGTTCTCTTTTTGCATCCAACCAAACCAAAGAAGAAACAAAAACAGAACCGGAAAACGCAGAAGAACCAAAAGAAAATCCGGAAAACCAAAGTTTTTTTAAAAGAAAACTTCCTGAACTAGCAATGGGCGGGATGGCTCTTCTTTGGATTTTGCTCCCTTAA
- a CDS encoding glycosyltransferase family 2 protein yields the protein MEGKRKRKLSVAIITFNEEKNIGDCILSIEPIADEIIVLDSLSTDRTKEIATTFPKVKFYESPFPGHVEQKNKAIGFCSNDWILSLDADERADKTLVNSIQVFLESDSTVADGFKIARLTYHLGRWIRFSGWYPLRRFRLFRKKAATWVGENPHDYIELKPGSVGKIMKGDILHYSFTDFSHQITTINQFSSIVAYTRYAKGERFSLAKTILKPLGKFLEIYIFKFGFLDGIPGLWIAIASAFSTFLKFAKLYELDKKHIERPSNIRKEYGKNEK from the coding sequence ATGGAAGGCAAGAGAAAAAGAAAATTGTCGGTGGCCATCATCACCTTCAATGAAGAAAAAAATATCGGAGATTGTATCCTCTCCATTGAACCAATCGCAGATGAAATTATCGTTTTAGATTCACTGAGTACAGACCGTACAAAAGAAATTGCGACAACATTTCCCAAAGTAAAATTCTATGAATCTCCTTTTCCTGGCCATGTAGAACAAAAAAACAAAGCCATTGGCTTTTGTTCTAACGATTGGATTTTGTCTCTGGATGCGGATGAACGAGCAGACAAAACATTAGTAAATTCGATCCAAGTTTTTTTAGAATCCGATTCTACTGTTGCGGATGGATTTAAAATTGCTAGACTTACCTATCATTTAGGACGTTGGATTCGTTTTAGTGGTTGGTATCCGCTTCGTCGATTTCGCCTTTTTCGGAAAAAAGCGGCTACTTGGGTTGGAGAAAATCCTCATGATTATATCGAATTAAAACCAGGTTCTGTTGGAAAAATCATGAAGGGGGATATCCTTCATTATAGTTTTACTGACTTTAGCCATCAAATCACTACCATCAATCAGTTCTCTAGTATTGTCGCCTATACTCGTTATGCGAAAGGGGAAAGATTTTCCCTTGCCAAAACCATTCTGAAACCATTGGGGAAATTTTTAGAAATATATATTTTTAAATTTGGATTTTTAGATGGAATCCCCGGCCTTTGGATTGCCATTGCTTCGGCCTTTTCCACTTTCCTAAAATTTGCAAAATTATATGAATTGGATAAAAAACATATCGAACGGCCGTCCAATATAAGAAAAGAGTATGGCAAAAACGAAAAGTAA
- the queF gene encoding preQ(1) synthase, with protein sequence MSEKKSESSYEDKQDHIPSWKTPEIEWFANVYAGKEYNIEFTIPEFTAVCPKTGLPDFGSIFIEYIPRERCVELKSLKEYMMAYRNVGIFHENVVNKILEDFVSAVDPIYVKVVGDYNVRGGVKTIVKREYKA encoded by the coding sequence ATGTCGGAAAAAAAATCAGAATCTTCTTACGAGGACAAACAAGACCATATCCCGTCCTGGAAAACACCTGAAATCGAATGGTTTGCCAATGTTTATGCCGGAAAAGAATACAATATCGAATTTACCATCCCAGAATTTACTGCTGTATGCCCCAAAACGGGACTTCCCGACTTTGGTTCCATTTTTATCGAATACATCCCTAGGGAGCGTTGTGTCGAACTCAAATCTCTAAAGGAATACATGATGGCCTACAGAAATGTAGGAATTTTCCACGAAAACGTAGTGAACAAAATCCTAGAAGACTTTGTCTCTGCAGTGGATCCCATTTATGTAAAGGTGGTGGGTGATTATAATGTGCGAGGTGGAGTAAAAACCATCGTAAAACGAGAGTACAAAGCCTAA
- a CDS encoding ferredoxin, translating to MRKAYVDKDNCTSCNQCADNMPKYFMMDEDDVSQTHIAGESINDAAIPEEDEKKVQKEMDECPGECIHWKKH from the coding sequence ATGAGAAAAGCTTATGTAGACAAAGACAATTGTACTTCTTGTAACCAGTGCGCTGATAATATGCCAAAATACTTTATGATGGATGAGGACGATGTTTCTCAAACTCATATCGCAGGAGAATCCATAAACGATGCGGCAATTCCGGAAGAAGACGAAAAAAAAGTGCAAAAGGAAATGGATGAATGCCCAGGGGAATGCATCCACTGGAAAAAACACTAA
- a CDS encoding O-antigen ligase family protein, producing the protein MIGKETFHKISVVFLYLFFVLSPFSISLCQIFAGASIFFFILDSIYRRQFPSLEPNLLIWILLYLGYLITPVLHWDTTNWKQTLLKSEFGDVWMAFLLTFHSRLSPEEKTGLKGAIRLGALALILSGILSLLSPYRLAPFVMDGFQYLEGRRLPHLLVHFLDKVSLYLPIGFQSTHLTYGGLLAIYLPSLWERTAKGWFIAKKKQKYRLSLIWYLVLSSLGVFLLFLNQSRSIWFGLVFGLFLISLHKKVSIKKYLPILGLGFFVLTILLFLFYQNNWLFQRAIDDLFAKRSLENQRVWIHKMNFAILKDFYIFGIGSGNYSFEFIEKANVIVARLPELYYDLSITPKSHAHFDLIHFWLLGGIISGISFLYFLYLETKNILEDTKHTIFYLGFFAIVFAGSFQCFLLDDEVLLPFLGILCLLPARKKRENFTGSKFTFQNSKNIFLLLFLWILISFLGALYLTKTPETELFVHRARTKHNFPTALAQASINASLPVAVQKGTGELYFKLSGCLDHTINFKETQRVRKTPVQLKIHWEEKVEGELPESLVLEIRKRESFDQDKEYRVQAERIVKTENFVHLRSKQTIQVDPKDHLGNELEFIDFGFLYTWKENVNPYLPRIEITGNCD; encoded by the coding sequence ATGATTGGGAAAGAAACATTTCATAAGATTTCCGTTGTTTTTCTATACCTCTTTTTTGTTCTCTCACCGTTTTCCATTAGTCTTTGCCAAATTTTTGCCGGTGCTTCCATTTTCTTTTTTATTTTAGATTCTATCTATCGAAGGCAATTTCCAAGTTTAGAACCAAATCTTCTGATTTGGATCCTTCTTTATCTAGGGTATCTCATCACCCCTGTCTTACATTGGGACACAACCAATTGGAAACAGACCCTTTTGAAATCGGAATTTGGGGATGTGTGGATGGCATTTTTACTCACGTTTCATTCCCGTCTCTCACCAGAAGAGAAAACAGGTTTGAAAGGTGCCATTAGACTTGGTGCCCTAGCCCTTATCCTTTCCGGAATTTTATCCCTTCTTTCTCCATACAGACTGGCACCCTTTGTGATGGATGGATTCCAATACTTGGAAGGAAGACGCCTCCCCCATCTTCTGGTCCATTTTTTGGACAAAGTTTCTCTTTATCTACCCATTGGGTTTCAAAGTACCCACCTAACTTATGGTGGTCTACTTGCCATCTACTTACCCTCCCTCTGGGAAAGAACTGCGAAAGGATGGTTCATCGCAAAGAAAAAACAAAAATACAGACTTTCACTCATTTGGTATTTAGTTTTATCCAGCCTGGGAGTGTTTTTACTTTTTTTAAACCAAAGTAGGTCAATTTGGTTCGGGTTAGTTTTTGGGCTCTTTCTTATTAGCCTCCACAAAAAAGTCTCTATCAAAAAATACCTTCCTATCCTGGGATTAGGATTTTTTGTTCTGACTATCTTACTTTTCCTTTTCTATCAAAACAATTGGTTATTCCAAAGAGCCATTGATGATTTATTCGCTAAACGTTCGTTAGAGAACCAAAGAGTATGGATTCACAAAATGAATTTTGCGATCCTAAAAGATTTTTATATTTTTGGAATTGGATCTGGCAATTATAGTTTTGAATTTATAGAAAAAGCAAACGTCATAGTGGCACGTTTGCCTGAATTGTATTATGATTTATCGATCACTCCCAAATCCCATGCCCATTTTGATTTGATCCATTTTTGGTTACTAGGTGGAATCATTTCAGGAATTTCTTTTCTTTATTTTTTGTATTTAGAAACAAAAAACATCTTAGAAGATACAAAACATACCATTTTCTATTTGGGTTTTTTTGCCATCGTCTTTGCAGGAAGTTTCCAATGTTTTCTTTTGGATGATGAAGTTTTACTTCCTTTCCTTGGGATTTTGTGTTTACTCCCTGCTAGAAAGAAAAGAGAGAATTTCACTGGTTCCAAGTTTACCTTTCAAAATTCAAAAAATATATTTCTCCTCCTTTTTCTTTGGATTCTCATTTCTTTTTTAGGGGCTCTCTACTTAACCAAAACTCCAGAAACGGAACTCTTTGTCCATAGAGCTCGCACGAAACATAACTTTCCTACCGCACTTGCACAAGCTTCCATCAATGCAAGCCTGCCAGTGGCGGTACAGAAAGGAACTGGTGAGTTGTATTTTAAACTTTCAGGTTGCCTCGACCATACTATAAATTTTAAAGAAACCCAGAGAGTCCGCAAAACTCCCGTTCAACTAAAAATTCACTGGGAAGAGAAAGTGGAGGGAGAACTTCCAGAGTCTCTTGTATTAGAAATTCGAAAACGGGAGAGTTTTGACCAAGACAAAGAATACCGAGTCCAAGCGGAACGAATTGTGAAAACAGAAAACTTTGTCCATTTAAGATCGAAACAAACGATCCAGGTGGATCCTAAGGATCATTTAGGAAATGAATTAGAATTTATTGATTTTGGGTTTCTATACACTTGGAAGGAGAATGTGAATCCTTACCTTCCTCGAATCGAAATTACAGGAAATTGTGACTAA
- a CDS encoding LysR family transcriptional regulator → MNPIELYQSFYCIYRERNLTKAGKILGLSQPALSLHLQSLERHRKEVLFRRTSRDLIPTDAAKRLYVKIAGPIEELERMEGQMGSKEKVRELRIGSAKEIFLEKILPKLSKEGERFHVQYGFPPELLEALTKEEIDFVISNQKLTVLGIGFTELFRETFVFVASPKIPFDPSFPFRGQNKQKLETIKTWMEKQHWLVYSEDFAIVRRFWKVNFDSRPKLTNYSVLPNLHDIKTALELGLGVSILPTYLLEKKSSLYRNDKDCKSFDNQIYLATRLGEKLSLDGQIQKLQDWMKT, encoded by the coding sequence ATGAACCCAATTGAGTTGTACCAAAGTTTCTATTGTATTTATAGAGAAAGGAATTTAACCAAAGCAGGAAAAATCCTTGGGTTATCGCAACCAGCCCTCAGTTTGCATTTACAGTCTTTGGAAAGGCATAGAAAAGAGGTATTATTTCGCCGAACTTCCAGAGATCTAATCCCGACAGACGCCGCCAAACGGTTGTATGTAAAAATTGCTGGACCCATCGAAGAGTTGGAACGAATGGAAGGGCAAATGGGGTCAAAAGAAAAGGTTAGGGAACTTAGAATCGGTTCCGCCAAAGAAATATTTTTAGAAAAAATTTTACCGAAGCTTTCTAAAGAAGGAGAGAGGTTTCACGTGCAGTATGGCTTTCCTCCTGAACTTTTAGAAGCTCTCACAAAAGAGGAAATTGATTTTGTCATCAGTAACCAAAAATTAACAGTTCTAGGGATTGGGTTTACAGAATTATTTCGAGAAACCTTTGTATTTGTGGCATCCCCGAAGATTCCATTCGATCCCAGTTTTCCCTTTCGGGGACAAAACAAACAGAAACTAGAAACAATTAAAACCTGGATGGAAAAACAACATTGGTTAGTTTACAGCGAGGATTTTGCCATTGTCAGAAGATTTTGGAAGGTCAATTTTGATTCCCGTCCCAAACTAACGAACTATTCAGTGTTGCCAAATCTTCATGATATTAAAACGGCTTTGGAACTTGGTTTGGGAGTTTCTATATTACCAACCTATCTTTTAGAAAAAAAATCATCTTTGTATCGAAACGATAAGGATTGTAAAAGTTTTGATAATCAAATTTATCTTGCGACACGTTTGGGAGAAAAATTGTCTTTGGATGGCCAAATCCAAAAATTGCAAGATTGGATGAAAACTTAA
- a CDS encoding SemiSWEET transporter — protein sequence MENLVGYIAAFLTTVSFLPQVLRVVMTKQTRDISRNMYIMFFAGVLLWLVYGILKSDFPIILANTVTIFFVSIILFYKLKTEEET from the coding sequence ATGGAAAACCTAGTTGGCTACATTGCTGCCTTTTTAACGACTGTTTCTTTCCTTCCGCAAGTACTCCGAGTGGTAATGACCAAACAAACCCGAGACATCAGCCGAAATATGTACATTATGTTTTTTGCAGGTGTCCTTTTATGGCTGGTATATGGAATTTTAAAATCCGATTTTCCGATCATCCTCGCGAACACAGTTACCATTTTCTTCGTATCCATTATTTTATTTTATAAACTCAAAACAGAGGAAGAGACATGA
- a CDS encoding LBBP_01157 family protein, translating into MAKTKSKSQGSWFTRIFSFFGSKRKSKEEDLGKRKKEPKSFAMEWAIAIENWKKKLRTKQVATGVVLETLKFRLTKTNVKLFRAEGENYSIILATGNHLYKNKEDKWSGVLFVDEGELNKNLSRDLSQVEGLISALSIPKADLFLDADAPKEDWRVVLSWERFWQEQLVLQMKPNSMALVMLAIGEECRIFFESVATERQKRLVRDELFYLNLGNTDFNNPYSKAKNLFGFGTALLEFGNTINTIKERKEKEENHGS; encoded by the coding sequence ATGGCAAAAACGAAAAGTAAATCTCAAGGGAGTTGGTTTACGCGTATTTTCTCTTTTTTTGGATCCAAAAGGAAATCAAAAGAAGAGGATTTAGGGAAGCGGAAAAAAGAACCTAAATCCTTTGCTATGGAATGGGCGATCGCTATAGAAAATTGGAAAAAGAAACTTCGCACCAAACAGGTAGCAACAGGTGTAGTTTTAGAAACTCTCAAATTTCGCTTAACCAAAACAAACGTTAAATTGTTTCGGGCCGAAGGTGAAAACTATTCAATCATTTTGGCCACAGGGAATCATCTTTATAAAAACAAAGAGGACAAGTGGTCTGGTGTATTGTTTGTGGATGAGGGGGAACTCAATAAAAATCTGAGTAGAGATCTCTCTCAAGTGGAGGGACTAATCTCTGCCCTTTCCATTCCCAAAGCAGATTTATTTCTAGATGCGGATGCTCCCAAAGAGGATTGGAGAGTGGTTCTTTCTTGGGAACGATTTTGGCAGGAACAATTGGTTTTGCAAATGAAACCAAATTCAATGGCACTTGTGATGCTCGCTATAGGAGAAGAGTGTCGGATTTTTTTTGAGTCGGTGGCGACAGAAAGACAGAAGAGACTTGTAAGGGACGAATTATTTTATTTAAATTTGGGAAACACTGATTTCAACAATCCCTATTCAAAAGCCAAAAACTTATTCGGATTTGGTACCGCCCTTCTCGAATTCGGAAATACAATCAATACCATAAAAGAAAGAAAGGAAAAAGAAGAAAATCATGGATCATAA